One Amorphoplanes digitatis genomic window carries:
- a CDS encoding ABC transporter permease, with protein MSQTLVAPPPAPQTDERLVRKSMLGRLMARPEVGALAGAIVIYVLFFVVAPPFREAPSLATVLYQSSLYGIPAVGVALLMIGGEFDLSAGVAVITSSLVASMTAYQLSVNVWVGVLVSLVVALGIGLLNGYLLVKTRLPSFLVTLATFFMLTGLNLAVTKIVSGGVATKDISDIDGFDSAHAFFASDVVIGGMNLRITLFWWAVFVGVATWVLLRSRTGNWIFAVGGADASARAVGVPVRKVKIGLFMTVSFVCWFTGMHILFSFNTVQSGQGPGNEFLYIIAAVVGGCLLTGGYGSAVGAAIGAFIFGMTEQGIVLAGWEADWFKFFLGAMLLGATLLNVYIRQRAETRL; from the coding sequence ATGAGTCAGACCTTGGTGGCGCCGCCCCCGGCGCCCCAGACCGACGAACGGCTCGTGCGCAAGTCGATGCTCGGGCGGCTGATGGCCAGACCCGAGGTCGGGGCGCTGGCGGGCGCGATCGTCATCTACGTGCTGTTCTTCGTCGTCGCGCCGCCCTTCCGCGAGGCACCCTCGCTGGCGACCGTCCTCTACCAGAGCTCCCTGTACGGCATCCCCGCGGTCGGCGTGGCCCTGCTGATGATCGGCGGCGAGTTCGACCTGTCGGCCGGCGTCGCGGTCATCACGTCCTCGCTGGTGGCCTCCATGACGGCGTACCAGCTCAGCGTGAACGTCTGGGTCGGCGTGCTGGTCTCGCTGGTCGTGGCGCTCGGCATCGGGCTGCTCAACGGCTATCTGCTGGTGAAGACGCGACTGCCCAGCTTCCTGGTCACCCTCGCCACGTTCTTCATGCTCACCGGCCTCAACCTGGCCGTCACCAAGATCGTCTCCGGTGGCGTGGCCACCAAGGACATCTCCGACATCGACGGCTTCGACAGCGCGCACGCGTTCTTCGCCTCGGACGTCGTGATCGGCGGCATGAACCTGCGGATCACGCTCTTCTGGTGGGCCGTCTTCGTCGGCGTGGCGACCTGGGTGCTGCTGCGCAGCCGTACCGGAAACTGGATCTTCGCCGTCGGCGGCGCCGACGCCAGCGCGCGTGCGGTGGGCGTACCGGTGAGAAAGGTCAAGATCGGCCTGTTCATGACGGTGTCGTTCGTCTGCTGGTTCACCGGCATGCACATCCTCTTCTCGTTCAACACCGTGCAGTCCGGCCAGGGTCCCGGCAACGAGTTCCTCTACATCATCGCGGCGGTCGTCGGCGGCTGCCTGCTCACCGGCGGGTACGGCTCGGCCGTCGGCGCCGCGATCGGCGCCTTCATCTTCGGCATGACCGAGCAGGGCATCGTGCTGGCCGGCTGGGAGGCCGACTGGTTCAAGTTCTTCCTCGGCGCGATGCTCCTGGGCGCGACCCTGCTCAACGTGTACATCCGGCAACGGGCGGAGACCAGGCTATGA
- a CDS encoding CoA-acylating methylmalonate-semialdehyde dehydrogenase yields MTTIEHWIGGSSTAGAATRRAAVYNPATGRPQHEVVLAGPGDVDAAVAAAKAAFPAWSQASLSARTKILFNFRELVNADIGRLAELISDEHGKVLSDAAGEVQRGLEVVEFACGIPQLLKGDYSDQASTGVDVFSFREPLGVCAGITPFNFPVMVPMWMYPVAIACGNTFVLKPSERDPSASNHIAELWRRAGLPDGVFNVVHGDKVAVDALLEHPDVAAVSFVGSTPIARYLHGKASAAGKRVQALGGAKNHAVILPDADLDYAANHLAAAAFGSAGERCMAISAAVAVGAAGDPLTDILTRKAGEVVVGSGRDPKSEMGPVVTAAARDRIEGLIGTGERQGAKVLVDGRGLKVPGFDDGFFVGPTVIDQVRTSMDVYTEEIFGPVLSVVRSDSVEAAIDLINANPYGNGTALFTNSGEAARRFQRGVRVGMIGINVPVPVPMAYYSFGGWKDSLFGERHIHGPEGVSFYTRGKVVTSRWPHVDAAHGASMHFPTAS; encoded by the coding sequence TTGACAACCATCGAGCACTGGATCGGCGGCAGCAGCACCGCCGGGGCGGCGACCCGCCGCGCCGCGGTGTACAACCCCGCGACCGGGCGGCCGCAGCACGAGGTGGTGCTGGCCGGGCCCGGCGACGTCGACGCGGCCGTCGCGGCGGCGAAGGCGGCGTTCCCGGCCTGGAGCCAGGCGTCGCTGAGCGCCCGCACGAAGATCCTGTTTAACTTCCGGGAGCTGGTAAACGCCGACATCGGGCGGCTCGCGGAGCTGATCTCCGACGAGCACGGCAAGGTGCTCAGCGACGCGGCCGGCGAGGTGCAGCGTGGCCTGGAGGTCGTCGAGTTCGCCTGCGGCATACCGCAGCTGCTCAAGGGCGACTACTCGGACCAGGCCTCGACCGGCGTGGACGTGTTCAGCTTCCGCGAGCCGCTCGGCGTCTGCGCCGGCATCACCCCGTTCAACTTCCCGGTGATGGTGCCGATGTGGATGTACCCGGTCGCGATCGCCTGCGGCAACACGTTCGTGCTCAAGCCCAGCGAGCGCGACCCGTCGGCGTCGAACCACATCGCCGAACTCTGGCGCCGTGCCGGCCTGCCCGACGGGGTCTTCAACGTGGTGCACGGCGACAAGGTCGCGGTCGACGCGCTGCTGGAGCACCCGGACGTCGCGGCGGTCTCGTTCGTCGGCTCCACGCCGATCGCCCGCTACCTGCACGGGAAGGCCTCGGCCGCGGGCAAGCGGGTGCAGGCCCTCGGCGGCGCGAAGAACCACGCGGTCATCCTGCCGGACGCCGACCTGGACTACGCCGCCAACCACCTGGCGGCGGCCGCCTTCGGCTCGGCCGGCGAGCGCTGCATGGCGATCTCCGCGGCCGTCGCGGTCGGCGCCGCCGGCGACCCGCTGACGGACATCCTGACCCGCAAGGCGGGCGAGGTCGTGGTCGGCTCGGGTCGCGACCCGAAGAGCGAGATGGGCCCGGTGGTCACGGCCGCGGCCCGCGACCGCATCGAGGGCCTCATCGGCACCGGCGAGCGGCAGGGCGCCAAGGTGCTCGTCGACGGCCGCGGCCTCAAGGTGCCCGGCTTCGACGACGGCTTCTTCGTCGGCCCGACCGTCATCGACCAGGTGCGTACCTCGATGGACGTGTACACCGAGGAGATCTTCGGGCCGGTGCTCTCGGTGGTACGCAGCGACAGCGTCGAGGCGGCGATCGACCTGATCAACGCCAACCCGTACGGCAACGGCACCGCCCTGTTCACCAACAGCGGCGAGGCGGCGCGGCGATTCCAGCGCGGAGTCCGCGTCGGCATGATCGGGATCAACGTCCCGGTCCCGGTCCCGATGGCCTACTACTCCTTCGGCGGCTGGAAGGACTCGCTCTTCGGCGAACGGCACATACACGGCCCCGAGGGCGTCTCGTTCTACACCCGCGGCAAGGTCGTCACCTCCCGCTGGCCGCACGTCGACGCGGCGCACGGCGCCAGCATGCATTTCCCGACCGCTTCCTGA
- the iolB gene encoding 5-deoxy-glucuronate isomerase, translating to MTHLRRGTAGEKPFETVVTPESAGWGFSGLRILDLAIGTRATFHTGDAEMIVLPLTGGCDVTCDDERVTLTGRRSVFSRVTDFAYLPRDSAVIIRTPNGGRFALPAARAERRLPFRYGPADAVPVELRGAGQASRQVNNFCTPESFDADRLIAVEVLTPGGNWSSYPPHKHDTPGADECALEEIYYYEVAGSPVGAPGVGYQRVYGHPGREIDVCAEVRSGDVVLIPYGWHGPSMAAPGYDLYYLNVMAGAGERRWLFSDDPEHAWVRGSWNHQEPDPRLPLTSTRERRRP from the coding sequence ATGACGCACCTGCGCAGGGGAACCGCCGGGGAGAAACCGTTCGAGACGGTGGTGACGCCGGAGAGCGCCGGCTGGGGCTTCAGCGGGCTGCGGATCCTTGACCTGGCCATCGGCACCCGGGCCACGTTCCACACCGGGGACGCGGAGATGATCGTCCTGCCGCTGACCGGCGGCTGCGACGTCACCTGCGACGACGAGCGGGTCACCCTGACCGGGCGGCGCTCGGTCTTCTCCCGGGTCACCGACTTCGCCTACCTGCCGCGCGACTCGGCGGTCATCATCCGCACCCCCAACGGCGGCCGGTTCGCGCTGCCCGCCGCCCGCGCCGAGCGCCGGCTGCCGTTCCGCTACGGGCCGGCCGACGCGGTGCCGGTCGAGCTGCGCGGCGCCGGCCAGGCCAGCCGCCAGGTCAACAATTTCTGTACGCCGGAGTCGTTCGACGCCGACCGTTTGATCGCGGTCGAGGTGCTCACCCCCGGCGGGAACTGGTCGTCGTACCCGCCGCACAAGCACGACACGCCGGGCGCGGACGAGTGCGCGCTCGAGGAGATCTACTACTACGAGGTCGCCGGGTCACCGGTCGGCGCGCCGGGCGTCGGCTACCAGCGCGTGTACGGGCATCCGGGCCGGGAGATCGACGTCTGCGCCGAGGTGCGCAGCGGCGACGTCGTGCTGATCCCGTACGGATGGCACGGCCCGTCGATGGCCGCGCCCGGCTACGACCTCTACTACCTCAACGTCATGGCGGGTGCGGGGGAGCGCCGGTGGCTCTTCTCCGACGACCCGGAGCACGCCTGGGTCCGCGGCTCGTGGAACCACCAGGAGCCGGATCCCCGGCTGCCGCTCACCTCGACCAGGGAGAGGAGACGCCCGTGA
- the iolD gene encoding 3D-(3,5/4)-trihydroxycyclohexane-1,2-dione acylhydrolase (decyclizing), whose amino-acid sequence MRLTVAQAVVRFLSNQWTERDGVEQRTIAGCFGIFGHGNVAGIGQALLQAQRTGRDGPGLPYHLARNEQAMVHAAVGYARMRDRLSTMACTASIGPGSTNMLTGAALATVNRIPVLLLPSDVFATRVASPVLQELEDPRSYDVSVNDAFRPLSRFFDRVWRPEQLPSALLAAMRVLTDPVETGAVTLCLPQDVQAEAFDFPDALFARRVWHVARPVPEPVAVARAAEVIRSARRPLIIAGGGVIYSRATAELDALARATGIPVADTQAGKGALRWDHPNSVGGVGSTGTPVANRLAREADVVIGVGTRYSDFTTASRTAFANPAVRFVNVNIASFDAAKQAAVPLVADAREALPALTAALDGYRADVAFAGDVAAWQRTVDEAYHLGHGPLPAQSEVIGAVNDACGERDVVVQAAGSMPGDLQLLWRARDPKQYHVEYGYSCMGFEIAGALGIKLADPDREVFALVGDGSYLMMAQEIVTAVAEGVKLVVVLVQNHGFASIGALSESLGSQRFGTSYRYRGDGDDYDGARLPVDLAANAESLGAAVIRCRTIADLTEGLKRAREAERLTVVHIETDPLSPVPSSESWWDVPVSEVSELDSTRAARTAYDAAKQGQRSYL is encoded by the coding sequence GTGAGGCTCACCGTCGCGCAGGCCGTCGTCAGGTTCCTGTCCAACCAGTGGACCGAACGCGACGGCGTGGAGCAGCGCACGATCGCGGGCTGCTTCGGCATCTTCGGCCACGGCAACGTCGCGGGGATCGGCCAGGCCCTGTTGCAGGCGCAGCGGACCGGCCGGGACGGCCCGGGCCTGCCCTATCACCTGGCCCGCAACGAGCAGGCCATGGTGCACGCCGCGGTCGGGTACGCCCGGATGCGCGACCGGCTGTCCACGATGGCCTGCACCGCCTCGATCGGTCCCGGCTCCACCAACATGCTGACCGGCGCGGCCCTGGCCACCGTGAACCGGATTCCGGTACTGCTGCTGCCGAGCGACGTCTTCGCCACCCGGGTCGCGTCCCCGGTGTTGCAGGAGCTGGAGGATCCGCGCTCCTACGACGTGTCCGTCAACGACGCGTTCCGGCCGCTGTCGCGCTTCTTCGACCGGGTCTGGCGGCCCGAGCAGCTGCCGTCGGCGCTGCTGGCCGCGATGCGGGTGCTGACCGATCCGGTGGAGACCGGCGCGGTCACGCTCTGCCTGCCGCAGGACGTGCAGGCGGAGGCCTTCGACTTCCCGGACGCGCTGTTCGCCCGGCGGGTGTGGCACGTGGCCCGGCCGGTGCCGGAGCCGGTCGCGGTCGCGCGGGCCGCCGAGGTGATCCGGTCCGCCCGGCGGCCGCTGATCATCGCCGGCGGCGGGGTGATCTACTCGCGGGCCACGGCGGAGCTGGACGCCCTGGCCCGCGCCACCGGGATACCGGTCGCCGACACGCAGGCCGGCAAGGGCGCGCTGCGCTGGGATCACCCGAACTCGGTCGGCGGGGTCGGCTCGACCGGCACGCCGGTCGCCAACCGGCTGGCCCGGGAGGCGGACGTGGTCATCGGCGTCGGCACCCGCTACAGCGACTTCACCACCGCCTCGCGGACGGCCTTCGCGAACCCGGCGGTCCGCTTCGTCAACGTCAACATCGCCTCCTTCGACGCCGCCAAGCAGGCGGCCGTGCCGCTGGTGGCCGACGCCCGGGAGGCGCTGCCGGCACTTACCGCGGCGCTCGACGGCTACCGCGCGGACGTCGCCTTCGCCGGCGACGTCGCCGCCTGGCAGCGCACCGTCGACGAGGCGTACCACCTCGGGCACGGACCGCTGCCGGCGCAGAGCGAGGTGATCGGCGCGGTCAACGACGCCTGCGGCGAGCGCGACGTCGTGGTGCAGGCGGCCGGCAGCATGCCCGGCGACCTCCAGCTGCTCTGGCGTGCCCGCGACCCGAAGCAGTACCACGTCGAGTACGGCTACTCCTGCATGGGCTTCGAGATCGCCGGCGCGCTCGGCATCAAGCTCGCCGACCCGGACCGCGAGGTCTTCGCCCTGGTCGGCGACGGCTCGTACCTGATGATGGCGCAGGAGATCGTCACCGCCGTCGCCGAGGGCGTCAAGCTCGTCGTCGTCCTGGTGCAGAACCACGGCTTCGCCTCCATTGGCGCGCTGTCGGAGTCGCTCGGCTCGCAGCGCTTCGGCACCAGCTACCGCTACCGCGGCGACGGCGACGACTACGACGGCGCCCGGCTGCCGGTCGACCTGGCGGCCAACGCCGAGAGCCTCGGCGCCGCGGTCATCCGCTGCCGCACGATCGCCGACCTGACCGAGGGCCTCAAGCGGGCCCGGGAGGCCGAACGGCTCACGGTCGTGCACATCGAGACCGACCCGCTCTCCCCGGTGCCGTCGAGCGAGAGCTGGTGGGACGTGCCCGTCTCCGAGGTCTCCGAGCTCGACAGCACGCGCGCCGCGCGCACCGCGTACGACGCCGCCAAGCAGGGCCAGCGTTCGTACCTGTAG
- a CDS encoding substrate-binding domain-containing protein, translated as MSRRSVRTVSIALVACLAVATACSSQGGAQEEEKNSGGGGTNTAAGPRLKMAMVTHAPAGDTFFDIIRKGADAAAANDNVEYTYSNDGDPTRQATLIENAVNSKPDALLVSVPAPTALRASIQKAVAAGIPVIGFNAGREAYQDWGAIMYFGQDEGIAGNAAGVRLKEESAGKVLCVIQAQGQSQLEARCNGVKAGFGGEVENINVNGTDLTSVRSTLESKLRQDPAITHVITLGAPFALTALQAKQASNSKATIVTFDTNSELVGKIESGDIAWAVDQQPYLQGYMSVDAAAFYIRNGNVLGGGKEVLTGPAFIDKSNIAAVSKYAKAGTR; from the coding sequence ATGTCCAGGAGATCCGTTCGAACGGTAAGCATCGCGCTCGTCGCCTGTCTCGCGGTGGCCACCGCCTGTAGCAGCCAGGGCGGCGCGCAGGAGGAGGAGAAGAACTCCGGCGGGGGCGGGACCAACACCGCGGCCGGCCCCCGGCTGAAGATGGCGATGGTCACCCACGCGCCGGCCGGCGACACCTTCTTCGACATCATCCGCAAGGGCGCCGACGCCGCCGCCGCCAACGACAACGTCGAGTACACGTACTCCAACGACGGCGACCCGACCCGCCAGGCCACTCTGATCGAGAACGCGGTCAACTCCAAGCCGGACGCGCTGCTGGTCTCCGTGCCGGCGCCGACCGCGCTGCGGGCCTCGATCCAGAAGGCCGTCGCGGCCGGCATCCCGGTCATCGGCTTCAACGCCGGCCGGGAGGCCTACCAGGACTGGGGCGCGATCATGTACTTCGGCCAGGACGAGGGCATCGCGGGCAACGCGGCCGGCGTCCGGCTCAAGGAGGAGAGCGCCGGCAAGGTGCTGTGCGTGATCCAGGCGCAGGGCCAGTCGCAGCTCGAGGCGCGCTGCAACGGGGTGAAGGCCGGCTTCGGCGGCGAGGTCGAGAACATCAACGTCAACGGCACCGACCTGACCTCCGTGCGCTCGACGCTCGAGTCGAAGCTGCGCCAGGACCCGGCGATCACCCACGTCATCACCCTCGGCGCGCCGTTCGCCCTTACCGCGTTGCAGGCCAAGCAGGCCTCGAACAGCAAGGCCACCATCGTCACGTTCGACACCAACTCCGAGCTGGTCGGCAAGATCGAGTCCGGGGACATCGCCTGGGCGGTCGATCAGCAGCCGTACCTGCAGGGCTACATGTCCGTCGACGCCGCGGCGTTCTACATCCGCAACGGCAACGTGCTCGGCGGCGGAAAAGAGGTCCTCACCGGGCCGGCCTTCATCGACAAGAGCAACATCGCCGCCGTGAGCAAGTACGCCAAGGCGGGCACCCGCTAG